A genomic stretch from bacterium includes:
- a CDS encoding ergothioneine biosynthesis protein EgtB: MPEHSQAAEADLARRYLAIREATRALVAPLSPEDCTAQSMTEASPVKWHLAHTSWFFETFILEQSEDGFRPFHPEFRVLFNSYYNAVGDQFFRPERGLVTRPGLAEVMAYREHVDAAMLRLLEAGALSTSEQGVVEVGLHHEQQHQELILTDVKHLLARNPSHPAYREDLETPHEGSVETLGWHAVPGGIHQVGYAGPGFAFDNEAPQHEVLLREARLASRLVTNGEFLEFIEDGGYRRPEHWLSDGWATVNERGWCAPLYWFDEDGARCIQTLGGPRGLCLSEPVTHVSAYEADAYARWAGARLPTEQEWEVVAASQPMKGNFVENARFHPTPAPTGEPADGPRQLFGDTWEWTASAYSPYPGYRAAPGAIGEYNGKFMVNQLVLRGGSCATSNAHLRPTYRNFFYPDARWQFSGIRLARDE, translated from the coding sequence ATGCCGGAGCATTCGCAAGCTGCCGAGGCCGATCTGGCCCGTCGTTACCTGGCGATCCGAGAAGCCACCCGAGCGCTCGTCGCTCCACTTTCGCCGGAGGATTGCACCGCGCAATCGATGACCGAGGCGAGCCCGGTGAAGTGGCATCTCGCCCACACCAGCTGGTTCTTCGAGACCTTCATCCTGGAGCAAAGCGAAGACGGCTTCAGACCCTTCCATCCGGAATTTCGCGTGCTCTTCAACTCCTACTACAACGCGGTCGGGGATCAGTTCTTTCGCCCGGAGCGCGGCCTGGTCACTCGACCCGGGCTCGCAGAGGTGATGGCCTACCGGGAGCACGTGGACGCGGCCATGTTGCGCCTGCTCGAGGCGGGTGCGCTCAGTACATCGGAGCAGGGCGTGGTCGAAGTAGGTCTTCACCACGAGCAGCAACACCAGGAGCTGATTCTCACCGATGTGAAACATCTGCTCGCGCGCAATCCCAGTCATCCCGCCTACCGCGAAGATCTCGAAACTCCTCACGAGGGATCGGTCGAAACGTTGGGTTGGCATGCCGTGCCCGGTGGGATCCATCAGGTGGGCTACGCGGGCCCGGGTTTTGCGTTCGACAACGAAGCGCCCCAACACGAAGTCCTGTTGCGGGAGGCCCGGCTTGCTTCGCGCCTGGTGACGAACGGGGAGTTCCTCGAGTTCATCGAGGACGGCGGCTATCGTCGGCCAGAGCATTGGTTATCCGACGGCTGGGCGACGGTGAACGAGCGCGGATGGTGCGCGCCCCTCTACTGGTTCGATGAAGACGGTGCCCGGTGTATCCAGACGCTCGGCGGGCCTCGGGGGCTTTGCCTGAGCGAGCCGGTCACACACGTGAGCGCCTACGAAGCCGATGCCTACGCCCGCTGGGCCGGCGCACGCTTGCCCACCGAGCAGGAGTGGGAGGTCGTTGCGGCATCCCAGCCGATGAAGGGAAATTTTGTCGAGAACGCCCGATTCCATCCCACCCCGGCACCGACGGGTGAACCTGCGGATGGCCCACGCCAGCTCTTCGGGGATACGTGGGAGTGGACGGCCAGCGCCTACTCACCCTATCCCGGCTATCGGGCTGCGCCTGGTGCGATCGGCGAGTACAACGGCAAGTTCATGGTCAACCAGCTCGTACTCCGCGGCGGCTCCTGCGCAACCTCGAACGCCCACCTCCGGCCGACCTACCGCAATTTCTTCTACCCGGACGCCCGCTGGCAATTCAGCGGAATCCGCCTCGCTCGCGACGAGTAA
- the tmk gene encoding dTMP kinase encodes MNSGARGVFIVFEGVDGSGKSTQVARLVAWLEEAGHTVVATREPHDCEAGRRIREMARSGKRVSAEQELAWFQEQRRLHVRDVIEPALAAGHIVVCDRYYFSSAAYQGARGLDPERILRESETEFPTPDLVLYLDLAPKAGLERVASRGDPAEPVFEDQERLQAVAEIYRSFAFPFFMRVDASGSEETVAASLQQIVSEHLGRVV; translated from the coding sequence GTGAACTCAGGTGCGCGGGGTGTGTTCATCGTCTTCGAAGGCGTCGATGGCAGCGGCAAATCGACCCAGGTGGCGAGGCTGGTTGCGTGGCTGGAAGAAGCGGGACACACAGTGGTGGCCACCCGGGAACCACACGATTGCGAGGCCGGGCGGCGGATTCGCGAGATGGCGCGCAGTGGCAAGCGCGTGAGCGCCGAGCAGGAACTGGCCTGGTTCCAGGAGCAGCGTCGCCTGCACGTGCGCGATGTGATCGAGCCCGCGCTGGCGGCCGGCCACATCGTGGTATGTGATCGCTACTACTTTTCTTCGGCCGCCTACCAAGGCGCGCGGGGCTTGGATCCTGAGCGCATCTTGAGAGAGAGCGAGACGGAATTTCCGACGCCGGATCTCGTGTTGTACCTCGATCTTGCGCCGAAAGCCGGGCTGGAACGCGTGGCCTCCCGCGGCGACCCAGCCGAACCGGTGTTCGAAGACCAGGAGCGCCTCCAGGCGGTGGCTGAAATCTACCGCTCCTTCGCATTTCCGTTCTTCATGCGCGTGGACGCGAGCGGATCGGAGGAAACCGTGGCCGCTTCCCTGCAACAGATCGTTTCTGAGCATCTCGGCCGGGTCGTGTAG
- the atpE gene encoding ATP synthase F0 subunit C, translated as MRKFGNLLLWTLVVYLVPMAAFAQDGSGGGDASWGYALGAGIAIGFAGLGCGIGQGLTAGNTTAGIARNPGAAGAMFTNFILGMVLIESIAIYGLVIGFLLQGKIQ; from the coding sequence ATGCGTAAGTTCGGCAACCTTCTTCTCTGGACGCTCGTCGTCTACCTCGTGCCCATGGCGGCCTTCGCGCAGGACGGCAGCGGCGGCGGCGACGCCAGCTGGGGCTACGCCCTCGGTGCTGGGATCGCGATCGGCTTCGCGGGTCTCGGCTGCGGCATCGGCCAGGGCCTGACCGCCGGCAACACCACTGCGGGTATCGCTCGCAACCCGGGTGCGGCCGGAGCGATGTTCACCAACTTCATCCTGGGCATGGTCCTGATCGAGTCGATCGCGATCTACGGCCTCGTGATTGGCTTCCTGCTCCAGGGCAAGATCCAATAG
- the atpB gene encoding F0F1 ATP synthase subunit A yields MNVFHGLEHATHIPWVIWSSLFAGGLLLLTGVMIRSKLASANGGVIPDEGFTLRNVIELLVEMLSGLAQENMGPNWRKYFPFIGTLFLFILFSNLLGLIPTLDGATSSAGTTWAWAIISFVIHQYVGIKEHGWSYVNHFLGPSLYDLKLGEKTYHLRLMAPLYAPIELLSHLSRVFTLAVRLLANMFADHTVVAVWLGLVPVVVPAIFMGLGVLVAFLQAYVFAMLSMIYIGLALEEAH; encoded by the coding sequence GTGAACGTCTTCCATGGCCTCGAGCATGCGACCCACATTCCGTGGGTGATCTGGTCTTCGCTGTTCGCCGGCGGCTTGCTGCTACTGACCGGCGTGATGATTCGCTCCAAGCTCGCCTCGGCCAACGGCGGGGTCATTCCCGATGAGGGATTCACCCTTCGCAACGTCATCGAGTTGCTGGTCGAGATGCTCTCTGGCCTCGCGCAGGAGAACATGGGCCCGAACTGGCGGAAGTACTTCCCCTTCATCGGGACGCTCTTCCTGTTCATCCTGTTCTCGAACCTGCTCGGGCTGATTCCGACCCTCGACGGCGCTACCAGCAGCGCGGGCACCACCTGGGCGTGGGCGATCATCTCGTTCGTGATCCACCAGTACGTTGGAATCAAAGAGCACGGCTGGTCCTATGTGAACCACTTCCTCGGACCCAGCCTGTATGACCTCAAGCTAGGCGAGAAGACCTACCACCTCAGACTGATGGCACCGCTCTATGCGCCCATCGAGCTGCTCTCGCATCTCTCTCGGGTCTTCACGCTTGCAGTCCGACTGCTGGCGAACATGTTCGCTGACCACACGGTGGTCGCGGTCTGGCTCGGTCTCGTTCCGGTCGTCGTACCGGCCATTTTCATGGGTCTGGGCGTGCTCGTCGCGTTCCTCCAGGCCTATGTGTTCGCGATGCTTTCGATGATCTACATCGGCTTGGCCCTCGAAGAGGCGCACTAG
- a CDS encoding ATP synthase subunit I, with protein sequence MTTQPIDTMQQGSVLGWNLAFSAGATAASYAWVSPRFAFALALGAGLEVMNFRSLYSSCHRIFGMGTEGVSGAGPAVGAFGLRFLLLAAVLFFALREGMHPVGLLVGLSLIMPAVVVAAWRSRPAIDPTAPALPDDDPAWDIWNPWLAHENAPPDEEEDEIS encoded by the coding sequence ATGACGACTCAACCGATTGACACCATGCAGCAAGGCTCCGTGCTCGGCTGGAACCTCGCGTTTTCCGCGGGGGCCACGGCGGCGTCCTATGCGTGGGTGTCTCCGCGTTTCGCGTTTGCGTTGGCGCTGGGTGCGGGCCTCGAGGTGATGAACTTCCGTTCCCTCTACAGCTCCTGTCATCGGATCTTCGGCATGGGAACCGAGGGCGTTTCTGGCGCAGGGCCTGCTGTGGGAGCCTTCGGTTTGCGCTTCCTGCTGCTGGCCGCCGTGTTGTTCTTTGCCCTTCGCGAGGGCATGCACCCGGTCGGCCTGCTCGTGGGGCTCTCCCTGATCATGCCCGCGGTCGTGGTCGCGGCCTGGCGCTCCCGCCCGGCGATCGATCCGACCGCTCCCGCTCTGCCCGACGACGATCCCGCATGGGATATCTGGAACCCCTGGCTGGCCCATGAGAACGCGCCGCCGGATGAAGAAGAGGACGAGATTTCGTGA
- the hemL gene encoding glutamate-1-semialdehyde 2,1-aminomutase, whose translation MPPKGLDLSRSKELFRRAKRFIPGGVNSPVRAYGAVGGTPPFIASGKGAHVTDVDGNRYIDYVGSWGPLILGHSDARVVRAVKQAASAGTSFGAPTEGEIEIAEQVCKAVPSVQQVRFVSSGTEATMSAIRLARAATGRKKILKFTGCYHGHSDALLVGAGSGVATLGIPGSPGVPEEFVKLTIQAAFNDLSSVAAAFKHHGADLACVLVEPVAGNMGCVPPLPGFLQGLRDLCDRHGALLIFDEVMTGFRVAWGGAQCLYKVKPDLTTFGKVIGGGLPAAAYGGRRDLMREIAPAGPVYQAGTLSGNPLAVAAGRETLRRLAEPGVYDALAEKTAFLTEGLAQRAKAADIEFTTTAVGGMFGFFFHPGPVRNFEDAKKAHEARFQVFFKSLLEQGVYLAPSPFEAAFVSLAHRPSELCETLQAAEIAFEKAARVR comes from the coding sequence ATGCCCCCCAAAGGCCTGGACCTCTCTCGCTCGAAAGAGCTCTTCCGCCGCGCCAAGCGTTTCATCCCTGGCGGCGTGAACAGCCCGGTGCGAGCGTACGGAGCGGTTGGCGGTACGCCGCCTTTCATCGCTTCCGGCAAGGGAGCCCATGTCACCGATGTGGATGGCAATCGTTACATCGATTACGTGGGTTCCTGGGGGCCGCTGATCCTCGGCCACTCGGACGCGCGTGTCGTACGGGCGGTCAAGCAAGCCGCCTCGGCAGGCACGAGTTTCGGTGCGCCGACCGAGGGCGAAATCGAAATCGCAGAACAGGTCTGCAAGGCCGTTCCCAGCGTGCAGCAGGTGCGCTTCGTGTCGTCGGGCACGGAAGCCACGATGAGCGCGATTCGTCTGGCCCGGGCTGCGACCGGCCGCAAGAAGATCCTGAAATTCACCGGCTGCTATCACGGCCATTCGGATGCGCTGCTGGTAGGCGCCGGCTCCGGCGTCGCCACCCTCGGTATTCCCGGCTCCCCCGGTGTACCGGAAGAGTTCGTGAAGCTCACCATTCAAGCGGCCTTCAACGATCTCTCGTCGGTGGCGGCGGCCTTCAAGCATCACGGTGCGGATCTGGCCTGCGTGTTGGTCGAGCCGGTGGCGGGCAACATGGGCTGCGTGCCACCCCTGCCGGGCTTCCTGCAGGGCCTGCGGGATCTTTGCGATCGGCACGGTGCACTACTCATCTTCGACGAGGTGATGACCGGTTTCCGGGTCGCCTGGGGCGGGGCCCAGTGCCTCTACAAGGTGAAGCCGGATCTCACGACGTTCGGCAAGGTGATCGGCGGGGGCTTGCCGGCTGCGGCCTACGGCGGGCGCAGGGACCTGATGCGGGAGATCGCTCCAGCCGGGCCGGTCTACCAGGCGGGGACACTCTCGGGAAATCCACTGGCGGTGGCCGCCGGGCGGGAGACCCTTCGACGCCTGGCCGAGCCCGGAGTCTACGACGCCCTGGCCGAGAAGACCGCCTTCCTGACCGAGGGCCTGGCCCAGCGCGCCAAGGCGGCAGATATCGAGTTCACCACCACCGCGGTCGGCGGGATGTTCGGGTTCTTCTTCCACCCCGGCCCGGTGCGGAACTTCGAGGACGCCAAGAAGGCTCACGAGGCCCGCTTCCAGGTCTTTTTCAAGAGCCTGCTGGAGCAGGGGGTCTATCTGGCGCCCTCTCCGTTCGAGGCGGCTTTCGTCTCCCTGGCCCATCGTCCCTCGGAGCTTTGCGAGACCCTCCAAGCGGCTGAAATCGCGTTCGAAAAGGCCGCTCGGGTGCGTTGA